A window of Ananas comosus cultivar F153 linkage group 4, ASM154086v1, whole genome shotgun sequence contains these coding sequences:
- the LOC109708541 gene encoding pentatricopeptide repeat-containing protein At1g11710, mitochondrial-like, whose translation MLAPALRLLRRSKPLHSSNPRACTQIGASEDAYLVIENLRLKGFRVSIHARNNFLNHLLVAKCDLSGFWKRYREMLSFGYAENVNTFNLIIYALCKQSRVWEAFSVLYRMLKKGISPNVVSFNMLVDGFCRNREVDIALKLMHHMSILSGMNVEPNSITYNSIINGLCKVGRSTSGEEIVREDMIGKRILPNVRTFATLIDGYAREGKLEEALRLFNEMVEKGFVPNTVVYNSLMNWLFKQGYVEEACLLLSDMRENHAPPDQHTHAIVVDGCCRNGLVSEAVGYHKQIREQKFVEDVVSFNSLINYLCKNGRIKEANQLVGSMIACGLTPDIFTYSTLIDGYCKEKSIDEAICIYDGMVREGHKPNILTYNSILNGLCKDGSLDVARTVVDELRRAGVLLDVISYSTLFNGCLSHQMVNEAFSLCYEMRRVGIEVNTVTYNALINFLCKIGCFQRAKELLKLMFDTGQLPDQITYTIVITAFSRNCNQNEVIELHDFMVLRGVTPDDYTYNTVTRLLI comes from the exons ATGCTTGCTCCCGCACTCCGTCTCCTTCGACGAAGCAAACCCCTCCACTCCAGTAACCCAAG GGCTTGCACTCAGATTGGTGCTTCTGAAGATGCCTATTTGGTGATCGAGAACTTGCGGTTGAAAGGTTTCCGGGTTTCGATTCATGCGCGGAATAACTTTTTGAATCATCTCCTGGTGGCAAAATGTGATCTTTCAGGGTTTTGGAAGAGGTATAGGGAAATGCTTTCTTTTGGGTATGCTGAAAATGTGAACACTTTCAATTTGATCATCTACGCCTTGTGTAAACAGAGCAGAGTTTGGGAGGCCTTCTCGGTTCTGTATCGAATGCTGAAGAAGGGGATTTCTCCTAATGTTGTTAGTTTTAATATGCTTGTAGATGGATTTTGTAGGAATCGTGAAGTCGATATCGCTCTCAAACTTATGCATCATATGTCCATTTTGTCGGGGATGAATGTTGAGCCTAATTCTATTACTTACAATAGCATAATTAACGGGCTTTGCAAGGTTGGGAGATCGACTAGTGGCGAGGAAATTGTTAGGGAAGATATGATTGGAAAAAGGATACTGCCTAATGTCAGAACTTTTGCAACTCTTATCGATGGTTATGCGAGGGAAGGGAAACTCGAAGAGGCTCTTCGATTGTTTAATGAGATGGTGGAAAAAGGCTTCGTGCCTAATACAGTCGTATATAATTCGCTCATGAATTGGCTTTTTAAGCAGGGATATGTCGAAGAGGCTTGTCTTTTATTATCCGACATGAGAGAGAATCATGCGCCTCCAGACCAACACACGCATGCGATTGTTGTTGATGGTTGTTGTAGAAATGGGTTAGTCTCAGAGGCTGTAGGATATCATAAGCAAATAAGGGAGCAGAAGTTTGTCGAGGATGTTGTTTCTTTTAATAGTCTCATCAACTATTTGTGTAAGAATGGGAGGATCAAAGAGGCAAATCAATTAGTCGGCAGCATGATAGCTTGTGGTTTGACACCTGATATCTTTACATATAGTACATTAATAGATGGATACTGCAAGGAGAAGAGTATAGATGAAGCTATTTGTATATATGATGGCATGGTGAGGGAAGGGCATAAACCTAACATCTTAACATATAATTCAATTCTTAATGGGCTATGCAAAGATGGGTCTTTAGATGTAGCAAGAACCGTAGTTGACGAGCTTAGAAGAGCAGGGGTGTTGCTTGATGTTATTTCATACAGCACATTGTTCAATGGATGTTTAAGCCACCAAATGGTTAATGAAGCATTTTCTCTGTGTTATGAAATGAGAAGAGTTGGCATCGAGGTTAATACAGTCACTTACAATGCCTTAATAAATTTCCTGTGCAAGATTGGCTGCTTTCAACGAGCAAAAGAGCTTCTGAAACTGATGTTCGATACAGGTCAGCTACCTGATCAAATTACTTACACTATTGTGATTACTGCATTCAGTAGGAACTGTAATCAGAATGAAGTTATTGAATTGCATGATTTCATGGTGCTTAGAGGAGTGACTCCTGATGATTATACATACAACACTGTAACGAGGTTGCTCATCTGA
- the LOC109708986 gene encoding serine/arginine repetitive matrix protein 2-like, which translates to MDNMVSPDRSSEEAYKEAETLKVGECEFNSVEDKDSQGKRSLEQEDEEIVERMPIDSHLEASPKHPVIESDSVSPTSTSQKAAEPHLLVDSDMQKDSGRGVSDRIAEGEKIPSQDYNIQSRTDEADEKLDICEEPDVNNCHEKIDDSARDHECTNSTSFSVTDNKSLKSTSEVANFDQVELNNEIMDDENLGHYTESKEDNDTLEKAPSHNEGVGMDRSPKAQNGIPSPERKSVQSRSPSTRKHSRSPEKSSAGRKRASSHERSSPPVRRKSSSEKASYRDSRHRDDSPRRTSVSPRRRDSPRRRDRSTSRSPPRKRDSSGHRRDHRGRSRSRSPSARDHYRRSPRKRHSPRRRSPPSSYYSRRRSPRRPWSPPPNRNTGIGKPGRNLFVAGFSYVTTERDLERKFSRFGRVTDVRIVRDKRSGDSRGFGFLSLERDEDADAAIRALDQTEWNGRIVLVEKSKTPVR; encoded by the exons ATGGATAATATGGTTTCACCAGATAGAAGTTCAGAAGAGGCCTACAAGGAGGCTGAGACGTTAAAAGTGGGAGAATGTGAATTTAACTCGGTTGAAGACAAGGATTCTCAGGGTAAGAGGTCTTTAGAACAGGAAGATGAAGAAATTGTTGAAAGAATGCCAATTGACTCACATCTTGAGGCTTCGCCTAAGCATCCTGTAATTGAATCTGATTCAGTTAGTCCAACTTCAACTTCCCAGAAAGCTGCAGAGCCACATTTACTAGTTGATTCGGATATGCAAAAAGATTCGGGAAGGGGAGTTTCAGATCGCATTGCTGAGGGAGAGAAAATACCCTCACAAGATTATAACATCCAAAGCAGAACAGATGAGGCTgatgaaaaattagatatttgtgAGGAACCAGATGTGAATAACTGTCATGAGAAAATTGATGACAGTGCTCGTGACCATGAATGTACGAATTCAACTTCTTTTTCTGTGACAGATAATAAAAGTTTGAAAAGTACATCTGAAGTAGCTAATTTTGATCAGGTTGAGCTTAACAATGAGATAATGGATGATGAGAATTTAGGCCATTATACTGAGTCGAAGGAAGATAATGACACCTTAGAGAAGGCACCTTCTCATAATGAAGGGGTGGGAATGGATAGGTCTCCTAAAGCTCAGAATGGTATACCATCTCCAGAGAGAAAATCAGTTCAGTCAAGAAGCCCTTCTACAAGGAAACACTCACGCTCTCCTGAAAAGAGTAGTGCGGGTCGCAAAAGGGCTTCTTCACATGAACGCTCATCTCCTCCTGTAAGAAGGAAGTCATCATCTGAGAAGGCATCGTATAGAGATTCTCGCCATAGAGACGACTCCCCGCGACGTACATCTGTGTCACCTCGAAGGCGGGATTCGCCACGTAGGAGGGACAGGTCAACATCACGATCACCTCCAAGGAAGAGGGACTCTTCGGGGCACAGAAGAGACCACCGTGGTAGATCTCGATCAAGGTCTCCCAGTGCAAGGGATCATTACCGCCGATCACCAAG GAAAAGGCACTCACCCAGGCGAAGATCCCCTCCATCAAGTTACTATTCTCGCCGACGTTCTCCCAGGAGACCTTGGTCACCACCCCCTAATCGTAATACTGGAATAGGTAAGCCTGGAAGGAATTTGTTTGTTGCAGGTTTTAGCTATGTCACAACTGAGAGAGATTTGGAGAGGAAATTCTCAAGGTTTGGACGCGTAACAGATGTTCGCATTGTTCGTGATAAAAG GTCTGGGGATTCTCGTGGCTTTGGGTTTTTATCATTGGAGAGGGATGAAGATGCAGATGCAGCAATACGTGCTTTAGATCAGACTGAGTGGAACGGTCGGATCGTCCTTGTGGAGAAATCAAAGACGCCTGTACGCTGA